TCTGACGAAATGATCCCATATCAAACTCTCGTCTTTCTCAGGATAATTGAAACCTGACAGAGTGTTCTCTCTCTAAACCGAATGAGACGGCCACAACAGGCCCTGTTGTCCTGACAACTACAGGCACAGGAAGGAATGGTTTCTAATGGCGGCATGTGGTGTTTTTTCCAGAACTTaagatggagaaaaaaaacttaacaCATTACATTGAGGAAAGACAAAGAATGTGTTCAACCATATGAGTGTATGTGAGGAGTTTAAATGGGGCGTTAACTCTCTGggtctaattaaaaaaaaaagttttactgtGAGACTTTCAAAACAGCCCTGAAGGCAAGATGTGTACGTTTGTGTAAgagtgcaagtgtgtgtgtgcagtagTGTGCTTTAATCCACAGATGTGGTTGAGAGGCCTGTGTCTCGCCACAAGTATGCAGCTCTAAAAACACACCGCCATTGTTGCACTGAACACACACTaacattcattcataaaatgacacatttctccATTTCCATACAGTCATGCATGAATATCCTGCACACGCACATGAACGCTATGTCAATCATTTGTGTCACAAGGAAAACTTGTACACAGATATACCCATTTAAAAACGTACAGTCTTTCTCTTGAGAGACCAACATGTCCAATTTAATGTtcaatacatttgcatataacttcctccagagcaagacatcgacgaatagttatacatcatcgcaccataggccccgcccactggcgttcaTACGCTTCACGGCTGACATAAGCCTACACTGAATGTGAGTGTTgcatcaaaagcaaatagaactcattataatcactgTCTACGCTGGATACACTATACAgttgtgcgttcagtttctgacttCACGCACTTTAGTCTACAGACAACAGGACAGATGGAAGAGCAAGTGGAAGCATAAAGGAGTGTTCGTTCATTTTTTAGCAGCTCATTTGCTCATTTCTGTAAAGACTTCAGAAGGATACCAGCATCAggaacaagtggatggtttatttttaatggatgGCGGATGGCGtcggaggattatatgtttgttcggataatttgactgcagattgttTTGAAAAACGAGGCACAGTTTAATGGAGAGttcgcaaagaaacttttgttgaaagatgaagcagcaaACTGTATTGACTCTGacagcaactgcataacaaaCCGCAAATAAACGATTTCATTATGCCCTGTCTgaaaatgacagttttatatggataatgttttcaaaacacttactcaaGTGTAACAGCAAATAGGcgttgatactgtttcctatgcaatgacattagccaatcataacagtggccgtTTACTGACAAACCTTAAAAGAGCCGCCCCTTAAAAACGGATCTGAATTAGggataaaatattcatttttccacgtttttttttttcttgtgcaaaaaactttaacattatacgtgaacctcaaggaacatattaaaataattttaaaaatccatgtcatgacccttttaaatactgttcagaaacagaaactagcacagctgctttgtttactttGTTAACGgttgcatttctgctgttccataagtgCCAGTTTAACCAGTTGATGgaaaagtattcttaaaatgcattCGAAAAATCAGaataatttgaaatgtaaaatgtaaatatgttttaatatataataaatttcaatgatactaaaatgaCGCtgcttaaaataaagtttttaaaaagtgatgAGCCTCGAGACGTGTCCCAAATAAATTTGAGCTAATCCTGGGTGAAACTATATCTCAAAAGGTAATTTGCTATATAGTATTGCAATTACTGAgatttttttgaatttttttaacagtataaaGATGTTGGGACACTTACCACCTCAGTGTGGGTGATTTTAGCCAGCAGCTCCGTCAGATTGTCCCCCCACAGATTTTGGCTGCTCTGGTTGGGCTGGAGGCCACTTACCGCTGCCCCCACACATCCTGTGGCGATCATGGAGGGAGGGTACATGGTGAAGCTGTGATctgaggaaaaaacaaacacgcacacatCCCAAAACATCAGTGACCTGGTCAGCAAGTTCCCTAGAACATTACTCACCTGCGAGAAACTTCAAAATAATTTCTAGGAAACAGTTCTGATTACGCCGTCTGAATGAGGAGGTCTTACTTCATCTTACATCTGTTTTGAATTCCACACAAACTTTAACCTGACGTTCACACGCTCTCCGGTTTCAGACCTGTTTTAACATCACTACCTCGCTTAAATCCTCCTGCAGCTGTGAATGGAAAATGAGGAGAGCCTTCCTTCTCCTCCCACCCCTTCTTCCTCCCTCCCTTCATCTCTCAGAGGGCTTTGAGGTTCCAGGAACTACTCCCCCTCTTCCTCTGCCTTGAGATCCTGAGAACGGGCCCTTGGTTTTCAGTCAGAGAGGAAAGCCTCCTCTATTCCGTGCTAGAAGTCGCTGCTTTGTTGGTGTTAGCGTGTTGCTGCTTTGTTAGTGTGTTGCTTTTTTCAGATGCAAAGGATTCAACAGTCATCCCTGAGTAAACACTACACTCAATTGACTGCCGCAGTTTAACAGCTGTGCAGTAAACCAACATTCCTAACTTGAGAAAATTGTtgaacacaacaacaaaaacaccaaaaacatTTGCAATAGCTCAAAAAAAGCTCTTCTCATGTTTGCTTGGCTCGTGTTCAGGCCTCAGCCTCATGAACAGACGCAGGGCCGCAGAAACACACCCAGTTAAATATACAACACTTTTATAGACGCAAATAACAAGGCAGAAAGCATCATAACACATTCACATCATGCATTTCGAACACAGAAATGGCTGTTTCAGCCTGTTACGTAAATTCAGCAAGCCAGTTTCACTTAAACTGACACAGTTCTGATGAATGCACTCAGCTCCTACCTGTTGCACAGAGGGCGATGAAGGTTTGCGTGTGTTTGCGGATCAGCGCCTGTCTGTCTTCAGGGAAGGGCAGTTTGTGCAGGATGTGTTCGATAAAGTCAAGAGGGGTGATGGCAGCCAGGTTCCATTTTAATTTACTTAGAACCACCAACTCCCACTCCAACAGAGAGACAAAGAGAGGCACAAACAGAACAAGAGATAATGAATATGAGTGGCAGGATAACATACAGTTATTATATTACCCACAATGCACCATACAGAATGCAgaaagcttatatatatatatatatatatatatatatatatagcatgaCATGATATATATCAATGACATGCAAAATTTTGCAGCCAGAGAGTCCATGTGGACTTAATTTACTTATTaatgtaaatttcacaaataatttcaaataaacgaCAAAGTaccacattgaattaaacatgaaattaagtATAAAGAATGAAATGCTATTTTCCTGTAAcacatactccaataatctttgttttatttacaacttttttttttttttttactttactgtCAATAAGTCCTCTGTCTTCAAATGATTACACAAACTATATGATATAAATTCCATGGTACATTAATTAAAGTACCATAGTATCACAATCTGATGCCATCACTTCTCCATTGTTTgtcaatgaaaatgtatttgactTGATCAAACTCCTGACTGCAGTCTGTTTTTTTGCCCCCTAATGTTTCAACTGTGCAATTGCAATCTTGTGTGGTAAAAGCTAATTACATGCTATACTTACTCCAgactgaaacatttaaaaatacaaagacaCTTATTGCCTTAACACACAAAGTTGAAGCATAAATCATAGGCTTTACTGACATTGGTATTTAAAAAGTCTAGGTTGTGTCATTGTGTCACTCAACACATTTTCCAACTTGTGATTCTTCAAAACTGGAGAAATTAGTCAAAGTTGCTCTTTAAATATGAATCTTTCTTGCCCAAGGGACATCATAGATGTAAAATGAATCAGGTCATCATGTAAAGCTCCGCCCATTGTCTTTGATCTCCACCAACCAAATGCAGCATTCCATGCACACGCTCAACTTCCTTCCTCGCACGTGCCCGGCTGGCTTTGTTTCGCCTGCTGAAGCTGCTTTCTGAGAAACTCTCAAGAGCAGAGACACGAGGGGAAAAATAGCCAAAGGTGAGAAGCTCTACACCCTTATTGTGTGCAGGACGTGTTGAGAAAGTGTGAAAGATTTGTTAGTGAAAGTTAGTGAAAACGGTGCAAAGAGGGGACAGTCCCTGACAAAGCGACACCAAGTCACCAATGTCAAGACTTCATACAGACACCTCCACCTCCTTCTGGATGCTTCAGTCTGCTAATAAAAATCCATACATCTAAAATATACCAAAATTACCACTGCAATTTATggcaaaccttttttttttttttgacccagTTAGACCAGTTGCCTTAATTTACCTTCCTTCCTgtgctctcgctctctcttccTCGGTCGATAAACACACATAACATCCAAAGCTCAAGATATCatttcaattcagactttaCCGGGGTTTTACCAGCTCATATGTGATTAGAATAGACTGTCTGATGGAAGTAGAGTGTCTTTGCCaatttacactcttaaaaataaaggttccaaaatggggttttcacagtgatgccataaaagaaccattatgggttccccaaagaacctttcagtgaacagttcttaaaagaaccattttttcttagtgtgaagagcattttaatgatctaaagaACATtgttccactataaagaaccttttgtgcagtgGATGTTAagggttcttcatggaaccatagatgtcaataaagaaccttttttaagagtgtatgcaTGGGAACCATTGAAAACCGTTCCCACGCTTATCAGAGATCCCTCACTCCAGCCACAGAGGCCAAAATCACAAGAGCATTTCATCTCGGCTCAAACCAAAAGACTGTTCAATGTCAAAAACAACCATTAGGGGGCAAAGAAAGCTCTAAATTCACTTCCCCAACAATCCTATAGCTAAatttcacaataataaatatatgatGAATCAGCAGCTCACAAATTAGggctatatataatatatgatatatttaATCTGGGGTTTAATTAATATAGAATTACACAACAGATGCCGTCATCAAGGCCATCAGCAGCTCTTACCAGCAGTTGTTGAGATGTAATAGAGTTGTCTGTGTACATGCAGAGCTTCCTGGCCGACAGCGGCTGGCATGCTTTTAATTTTGAAGCCAGGAAGAGACAGACGGCCCCTAAAAGCTGCAAGAAACATTTTCTTGTAGGAACTGCAGCTAAAAATCTGTCCAGGTAGTTCATAGCCAAGGGAAAGACATCCTCTTCACATTTCTCCTCTTCACAAACCTACAGAGACACGGACAGAATTAAGTCACAATTTAGGCTGTCTGCCAAATGCTtagtgtgcattgaatttattgcaacttctttattttaaactttgtttataTGGAGTTTATATATGCTACTTTATATTAGCTATATACTTTCttattgtgctttttgtaaGCTATATATTAATTCTACTTTATGTTACATTAGGTTTGTACAATTTGTAACTACAAGGTAAAAAATAATTgctggtttaacttaaaaaagtaagttgccttaaaattgagttcattgaaattaaaaaaattgagttaatacaatgaaggcgattggtttcaTCAACAGAAAcccaaaatattatgttatatctgaatcacattaattattgaagttgatttgacaaaagaaaaaaggttgtgataacaaatcatgaaaatattttttttgcagtgtacaaTATGTTCCTACTGTAACTCATTTCGTGAGAAAGAGGAACTTTCCAGTGCAAGATCTTCATTCATTTTAAGCAGGGTGTGCTTTGAAACCAAATGACGCCCACACATGACTGCTTTGGTGATTCGTCAcgttaaaaaaatatgatctaACACTTAGTATGTCAATGACAGCATATAATATCAAACATACGTGTCGCTCTAATTAAACTATATCCGACAATTAGTATGTTGTTTTGATGAAgtgtaatacatttaaatcGACGATTCTCAATCTCAACATGGCTGCACTTTCGCACCAAGCAACTGTTTCAAAAATTCgcaaaaattacacaaatgcataAAAACCCTGAAAATGCACATGTAAATAAAGCACAGATCCTCATCTGTCCCATAAAACATCTCttgaagaaaaacacaaaagcatttattattaaaataacgtGTATCGCGGAGTGTGGAGGTTTCAGCGATGCATTTCCTGCTGATTTCTTGATCAAACGTTGCTTGACAATATTTGCACATCATCGATGAACAGATTACACACATATATGATTATGCATACAGGTATGGATAAATGGATTTGAGTTTGAGAAATGGTTTTTGAGTTTGCCTGTCTGCCAAAGTCCAGCTACTTTAGATACTTGCCAACATAATCTACATTACATAATAGTCATTACACACTCCGACCAAACAATTTCCAAAAATAAACCTTTAACTACAAACCTCCAGCATCCACGTCGCGACCATCCGCCTCATAAAAGGCTGAATATCTTTCTGGACACATTTAAAATAGGGTCCCTGCGGAACATATCTGTCCTCCACAGTTAGAAGACTTTGCAATACTCTTTCATCGCAGAAGATGTTGGGATCTCTCTGAGCTCGCATGATTGTGTCCTTTTCCAAGCAAAAAAGTTCCATGTTTGGGCTTTTCTCGGTGTTATAGGCTGATCTAGGCTAATATAACCACCTCACAGAGCCAGCTGCATGTGGCTGTGCCTATGCAAAAAGGACGATGATGTTCTTGCCTTAGGCATCAACAGAAGTCGTCTGCACTGTTAAAACTTTCACTTTTTACATCACGGAGGCTGCACGCAGTCCCAGGCACGAGTCTTTCTTTCTGAACTACAGACTACAGATGAAGCATTTCAACTCCTATGACTGCATGACCACCCAAAAGGCAATGTCggtccctcctcctcctcaatTCACGTTGCAAAAAAATGCTCAAATTCTCTCCTTCCTGCCCAGTCATGGCAGATGCATGGCATTCTAGCCAATCTGTTTATTAAATCGCTACTCAACCAGTCgtgcaaaatatatttagtgCACTGAAACAGGTCCCGGAAGGGAtaattatagattttttttacaagCATGACATAGCCTGCATGACACatgacatgatttttttttttctgattattatttcCCCTCACGTGCCGATGCACATGTCCAACTCATTTAACTCACAGCTACCATTTACTGGTGAATTAAATTACCCCATTTATATTTACTGTGAGTGCTACCATTTAATGCACAATTTAAATGCATTGTTTGCACATTGGTAATAAATGGGTTAAATGGTTTTAATGTCTCACTATAAGAGTTCTGATTCATGCACAATGGAAATCCCCATAAAAATATAGGGCCTACATTGACAATTTATCACTAAACGACTTACAATAATCTGCATGATTACTGCTTGTGGTAGTGAAGAACAAAGCAATAGACACaaaaaatgacacaaagacAGAGCCTTCAAAAGGGGAAGTGACAGGTTGTGCTTGTTTGGTTACATAACAGTGCAATACGAATAGCCAATAAGACAGCAAGAAAAGAGCAACTTTTAGGTTGTGCTATATGATAAAAACAAGCTGAAATGTGCGGTCattcaaataaaagaaaaacctTCCCGCacccatctgtctgtctttctccgTACAGCAGATGTTGGTGCGTGAGAAATAACTGACAAATTAACCATGTGTTACAGCCCTGAGAGATGAAACCACAATTAAATGATAAGCTTCCAACCCACAAACCAACACAcattattcattaattatttgatCATAACAGTCTGTGACAGGTGATGAAGGTGAAAGTCAATTTTGAAATGGTGTCTTGAGTAACACCCTCATTATtctgatgaaaagctaataaggtgtcttttgtgtttatgtttatgtacGGTTAGTATGAAATATGTGTTGTAAATGGAGCACAACCTACAGTATCTCTGAAAAGAGACAATGGTGCACAGATGCAGAGATAACTGTTGTCTGTAATCGTCCATTCATGAAAAATGAATGGacgatttctcttttttttaagagtgaagaaccattttgggtccccccaaaaaacatttagtgaacagttcttaaatgAATTACCTTTTTTTCTCCTTAGTGGGAAGAATATgttaataatctgaagaacctttttccactataaagtaccttttgtgcaatggaaagtttccattaaaaattctttatggaaccatcaatgccactaaagaacctttatttttaagagtgtaactTAAAATTTGGTGTGgctttttttaatcatgttgaTGAAACTTTGAAGTTGAAAACATCTGACTTAGTTGTACACGAACTGCAAATTGTACAATAACAGAAATATAGACAAAATACCACTTAAAATACATCTGTACTGGCTCAAATATGCAGTTGATAAATAATTGAAACATGCCTCGGTCAAGAACTAACATGGTAACTGAATGAGTCACAAATTGTTTTGGCCAAGCTGTGGGTCTTACCACAAAATGGAATTTCATTCAGTCCCACATCCTTATTGTGAATTTATTAGAGATGCTAATTCAGTAGCATTCTACAAGACGTAGGCAGAGACAGGGATGCTGGATGTTAATTATCATACTGACTCATTAGAACTAGTAATTTATCATTTTTCTTCTTGAAATGCTGTAAAGATGTAACCATAACCAGTGTGAGATCAGATCTCACAAGAAACCTATCTCAACAAATTCAGATCCaatgctgaaaaaaacaacTTGTTGAATTCAGTTAAAACTACTGATTAAACTGTatcactcttagaagaaaaggttctatatagaaccttaaagagTTCTATCAggtgcttcatatatagaaccttttaggggttcccatcatggatcattttatggatttagttttaattaattttctttagtttttaattttctttaaattgtatgaatttaacagctcataaacatactttatcacaaaaaaaaaccattaaacATCAAAGAATTTTGCCATCATTTAAGACAATGTTTCCTTATATAGAGCCTTTTTGGCATGAGGGTTCAAAAATGAGTcaagagttctatatagaacctcaTTGAACCTCATTGAGTGTATTTAAATGGCCAACTTTTATCCTGAGATGAATGCACTGGACCCTgttaaaggtgtgtgtgtgtgtgtgtgtgtgtgtgtgtgtgtgtgtgtgtgtgtgtgtgtgtgtgtgtgtgtcttatgACAATATGTCAACCCACATCACACTCCCCAATGGCACAAAGGTAAAAGAATGCTCAGCTGCCTGGGAAAATGTGTAGAAGCATGAAATTACCTTGATCCAAAGATTCCTACTGCATACCGGTTCTGCATACCTACTGCCAGTAGaccacagagagagacagactgtTTGTCTCTTGTCTGAGACAGGTGAAATGTAATCTAGATATTACTTTATTATGGTCTTATTGCATCAGCAGTTGGCAAATTCGGACTGATGTGCTGTGTGTTAATGCTTTAAAGGAAGAGATCTAAGACAGAAACAATGCAGCAGCAGCCAGAACCAGTGAAATACACAGATCAGTGAAGAGCAATTCAATTACTAACCTAATTCAATAGGCTACTAGTATACTGGTTGTAGTGCTGGGTAAGTTactataaaaaagtaattaattagctattaattacatcttcaacagtgtaattactaAATACCCTCTCTAAAAGGTATTGCattaattactttctaaatcccatcAACCTCCACCACTTgaacaatacaatataatttaattctttcaaataaataatataaaattgcataaattatttttgaactgaccaaagtatttaaagggagaaggttacattaaaaacatacatttttatcattagACATTACATTTAGATGTTAAATCCacaattgttttatatagacTTGTTCCAGTCTATACagtattaaatgcaattacatcagagGTATCTGctattaaattacagaaaaattaaaagtaatccCTTACTTAATCCCGTAAttaagtaaagtaatgcattacacaaCACTGATTGATTTTGTATGTGGTTAAGCTATTAGTCTTTTACTTGAAACTCACCCTTCATTCATGTGTAGACCAGGCTTCCTACAAGAATATCTCAAACAAGACATGACATGTAGCTGTGCAAAGCATGTGGGAttaaatgcatttctttctttttttctagaataataaaaacatcCTGTGCAAAGAAAGCATACAGACAACAGTaagtgatttttattattttatttaattattttattttactttacactGAACTTTTTAGCAAAGTGCATCTTATttccagtaggtggcaacaagtgacttTATGTGTGAGTCAaggaatcattcactcaactgatttgTGCAAACACACTGATTCAATCAGAATCGAAACAGAcaactgtcttaatgagtgagtcattgaattattcacttAACCCGATTcctttaaaaacactgattcaatcAGGTTTGATATAGGTGACTGTCTTTATgtgtgagtcattgaatcattcacttaaCCCAATTCGTTCAAACACACTGATTCAATCAGGATCAAAACAGGCAACTGTCTTTATTAGTGagtaattgaatcattcacttaaCCTGATTCGTTCAAACACACTGATTCAATCAGTTTATACAGgtgactgtttttatgagtgtgtcattgaattattcactcaaTCCGATTCAATCAAACAAACTGATTCAGTGAGGATCTAAACACAACTGCTGTGTTGCTCTGAGAAGTGTTGATTGTGCTTTGCATGGTTTTTGTTTGGAGACAAAAATCAACATAATCATGCTGAATATCATATTTGTTACATACAGAAGGGGACGGAGACACAGATAcgggttaacaggtttattgaaGGTAATGCAGAGCGTGATCAGAATGCAGGTAAGAGAATGCAGATGAATGGATCGCTGAGCAGATGAGCTGGCACTGATACTTGTCTGGATGTTTCTTTAGGGAGCGTGGATACCAGGAGACGTGGGAACGAAGACACACcggagaagcacaggagacgaggagacactgggaatcacggaggacgctggagacaggtaagtcgGTAGCAAGGGAGTCCAAGAGGTAAGTAAACACAGGTTAGTgtcaacgagaccggacagtgactgagtgaactggcgtgtcttttatgtggcagtGGTGATGAGTGTGGATGGGCGTCAGGTGAGGCTTGTTAGTATTcgggagagggagtgcgatgtgattgggtgactgtggagcctggcgtgtctgtgacaatatTATAtgcagggaacgttctcagaactttagctaatgttctggcaaggttctctctaagatatgaacaaacattcttccattAACGTTAATAGAATGATCATTCAAAGATATctagtctttaataatgttctcaaaacattaacacaaaaatgttatttatcattcgtttttttttttgttcgtttTTTTGGAAATGTTTTAGTTAGATGTTcatctcatgtttttttttttgttttttttaaatgttactactcaTTCCAGAATGTtcaaagaaaattcaaaagtaGCAATCCCATATTATTTTgtagaatgataaaatggaacgTTCCCATAACGTttgtcaaaacatttttaaaacagtttaaaaacattaaaaaataacatttaatgtaaatgttagcaaaacgttcttagaacatattttttagtTAATGGTTTCTAAAATAattctataattttttttttttttaaacaaaaatatgactCTAATATAAATACACTTTATGGACGTATGATCTAAATGTGATAGAAAATATATTAAGCTCTGGTTTACATGAatgaaatcatttattttaggtaaacaattaaaacaattgACGGTAGGCCATCTGGAGTATGGATGGACATTACACGCCTCTATTGGTTTCTCCTGCTTgagataagagagagagagagagagagagcaacagGGTGGGGTGTCCAGTATACAGTATAAAGGGAAGCCTGGCTTCAGTCATGAGCAAAGAGTCACATAGGCTGGATTTCTAAAGAGTGAGATCACATCCTCAATCACAGCTCCAAACAGAGGAAGATCAGTAGAAACTCACACGTGTTATGAGGAAATACTACAATGTGAATTAGAAAGcacttgtgtgtgtgcgtggttGTTTAAAACAACCTAAACTAAAGTCTCTTTTTTTGCACTCATGTAAAGTTCACTTTCTAAGCAGAGGCCCCACTCGTGTCTGGAACATGAAGGATACAGTACAGCTGGAAAGATTTGATTAGTCACAGACTTCTTTGTGGGTGTGGTCCCATTGTAGCGAGGAAGCTGATTGGTTATAAACACCACTTTGGAATTTAGTCTCACAATAAACAGCACTTGACTGAAGGACAAAAGGAAATGACCAGGAAGAGACTGACATTCAAACACCAGGACAAAAATCACCAGTTGTTTTCTAAACGGCGCTCGGATCAAAGCAGATCTCTGATTAGTCACAGACATCAAGCTAGTCAATGCGAAACAGCAGAGGTTGATACAGAGGGTACATGTTTCTCAGCGCAGCATTGTGTGTGATGGTGAGGAGGTCCTCCAGCCTTCCTCCACATAAAGGGCCCTCTGTGAGCCAGCTAGAGCTTTAGCTTCTAATTCTCCTGattggcttattgctttattgaaTTCTACTGGAGAATCCTTGGACTTTGCTGACGGCAGCCACAAACCAAGAGGCCTGTCACCACTCCCTGATTCAAGAGAGCATTTTACATGAAGGCATAGCAGAGCGAAACTTATGTTCTGTTTCATCCAAATAAGGAAGAAGACAGTGTTACTTTTGAACATCTTCATATTGACACTGGCTGTATACCCTCTTAAAAATAAgcgttctttattggcattggtggttccatgaagaacctttaacattcatAGAATCTTTCCATTCCGCAAAAGACTCTTTATAATAGTGAAAAAAAAGGTAGATcattaaagaaaatcaaactaagaaaaaaaaggttctttgcATTGCTGCGAAACTGAaaaccccttttggaaccttttcagaatattatttgtattcatttttgttttactaGGAACAACACAAAATACAGAACAATTACAACATTATCTACTTGTTAACAAATTATATAAAGTGGGTCCATATCCTACGTCTTCTTTTCCTCTAATTATATGTCCATTTTTCCAAAGCAAGATTACAAGACATTTCTTTGATCTTTCTTTTGAGAAGAGGAAGGTCTCTGATTACATTTCCATGCTTAAGAATAACACGTTTAGCCTGTATTAAACTGTGTAAGCTTACAATTGCTTGCATTTACAACTGAATATGCAATAAGTTTAGCTACTCTCTTAAGTCTTCTCATACTTCTTACCTTCATGCCAGTTGTTTCTCCAAAATTCTATGTGGTTATTGGGGTCTTTTTCTTATTAAATAATAGATAAACTGAGAGATTTTG
The Ctenopharyngodon idella isolate HZGC_01 chromosome 4, HZGC01, whole genome shotgun sequence genome window above contains:
- the ccnd2b gene encoding G1/S-specific cyclin-D2b — protein: MELFCLEKDTIMRAQRDPNIFCDERVLQSLLTVEDRYVPQGPYFKCVQKDIQPFMRRMVATWMLEVCEEEKCEEDVFPLAMNYLDRFLAAVPTRKCFLQLLGAVCLFLASKLKACQPLSARKLCMYTDNSITSQQLLEWELVVLSKLKWNLAAITPLDFIEHILHKLPFPEDRQALIRKHTQTFIALCATDHSFTMYPPSMIATGCVGAAVSGLQPNQSSQNLWGDNLTELLAKITHTEVDCLKSCQEQIEQLLISSLKESQQQQHQQQQEGRASNKGTQSQNLSCTPTDVRDVNL